In Enterobacter cloacae, the following are encoded in one genomic region:
- the xerD gene encoding tyrosine recombinase XerD, with translation MEKDLALIEQFLDALWLEKNLAENTLSAYRRDLTMLVEWLAHRELSLESVQHDDLQTLLGERMDGGYKATSSARLLSAMRRLFQHLYREKVRADDPSALLASPKLPQRLPKDLSEAQVERLLQSPAVDLPLELRDKAMLELLYATGLRVSELVGLTMSDISLRQGVVRVIGKGNKERLVPLGEEAVYWLEKYLEHGRPWLLNGVSIDVLFPSQRAQQMTRQTFWHRIKHYATLAGIDSEKLSPHVLRHAFATHLLNHGADLRVVQMLLGHSDLSTTQIYTHVATERLRQLHQQHHPRA, from the coding sequence GTGGAAAAGGATCTCGCACTCATCGAACAGTTTCTCGATGCGCTTTGGCTGGAGAAAAACCTGGCCGAGAATACGCTCAGTGCCTACCGGCGCGATCTCACCATGCTGGTGGAATGGCTGGCACACAGGGAACTGTCGCTTGAGAGCGTACAACATGACGATCTGCAGACATTACTCGGCGAGCGTATGGACGGGGGCTACAAAGCAACCAGCTCCGCACGCCTGCTAAGCGCTATGCGTCGGCTGTTTCAGCACCTTTACCGTGAGAAAGTTCGCGCGGACGACCCCAGCGCACTTCTGGCCTCACCTAAACTCCCCCAGCGGTTGCCGAAAGATCTCAGCGAAGCACAAGTTGAGAGATTATTACAGTCGCCTGCAGTTGACCTGCCGCTGGAGTTACGCGATAAAGCCATGCTTGAACTATTGTATGCTACCGGCCTGCGTGTTTCTGAGTTAGTAGGGCTAACGATGAGCGACATCAGCCTGCGTCAGGGCGTGGTTCGCGTGATAGGTAAAGGGAACAAGGAACGGCTGGTACCGCTGGGCGAAGAGGCAGTCTACTGGCTGGAAAAGTATCTGGAGCACGGTCGTCCGTGGCTGCTTAATGGCGTTTCGATTGATGTCTTGTTCCCCAGCCAGCGTGCGCAGCAGATGACGCGGCAAACGTTCTGGCATCGCATCAAGCATTACGCCACACTGGCTGGCATCGACAGTGAAAAACTGTCACCGCACGTTCTGCGTCATGCGTTTGCGACGCATCTGTTAAACCACGGCGCTGATTTACGCGTGGTACAGATGTTGCTGGGACACAGCGATCTTTCAACGACGCAGATTTACACCCATGTCGCGACGGAACGCCTGCGGCAGCTACACCAACAGCACCACCCACGTGCGTGA
- a CDS encoding flavodoxin: MNIGLFYGSSTCYTEMAAEKIRDIIGPELVTLHNLKDDALTLMEQYDVLILGIPTWDFGEIQEDWEAIWEQLDTLNLDGKIIAMYGMGDQLGYGEWFLDALGMLHDKLAPKGVTFIGYWPTEGYEFTSKKPIIADGQLFVGLALDETNQYDLSDERLQNWCEQILGEMAEKFS; encoded by the coding sequence ATGAATATTGGTCTGTTCTATGGTTCCAGCACCTGCTACACCGAAATGGCGGCAGAAAAAATTCGCGACATCATTGGCCCGGAACTGGTGACGTTGCATAACCTGAAAGATGACGCACTCACGCTGATGGAACAGTACGACGTGCTGATCCTCGGTATCCCAACCTGGGACTTCGGCGAAATACAAGAAGACTGGGAAGCCATCTGGGAACAGCTCGATACGCTCAACCTCGACGGCAAAATCATTGCCATGTACGGCATGGGCGATCAGTTGGGTTACGGTGAGTGGTTCCTGGATGCGCTCGGCATGCTGCACGACAAACTGGCACCGAAAGGCGTTACGTTTATCGGCTACTGGCCAACCGAAGGGTACGAGTTCACCAGCAAAAAGCCGATTATCGCAGACGGCCAGCTGTTTGTCGGGCTCGCGCTGGATGAAACCAACCAGTACGATCTTAGCGACGAACGCCTGCAAAACTGGTGCGAACAGATTCTGGGTGAGATGGCAGAAAAGTTTAGCTGA
- the cptA gene encoding toxin CptA produces MVLWQSDLRVSWRSQWMSLLLHGLVAAFILLMPWPLSYTPLWLLLLSFVVFDSVRSQRRINACQGEIKLLMDSRLRWQGKDWDIIGMPWMLNSGMMLRLRKVDGGRRQHLWLSADSMDTAEWRDLRRMILQQPTQE; encoded by the coding sequence GTGGTCCTGTGGCAATCTGATCTTCGCGTCTCGTGGCGCTCACAGTGGATGTCGTTATTACTCCACGGCCTGGTTGCGGCATTTATTTTACTGATGCCATGGCCGCTTAGCTATACACCTTTGTGGCTGCTGTTGCTGTCATTTGTGGTTTTTGACAGCGTGCGCAGCCAACGCCGAATTAACGCCTGTCAGGGTGAAATCAAATTACTGATGGACTCTCGCCTGCGCTGGCAGGGTAAAGACTGGGATATTATTGGTATGCCCTGGATGCTCAATTCCGGCATGATGCTACGGTTGCGCAAGGTAGATGGCGGGCGTCGCCAACATCTGTGGTTGTCAGCAGACAGCATGGACACTGCAGAGTGGCGAGATCTGCGCCGGATGATATTGCAGCAGCCGACGCAGGAATAA
- a CDS encoding tRNA-modifying protein YgfZ: protein MAFIPFSPRQPAASARLPLTLISLDDWALATLTGADSEKYLQGQVTADVSLMNEHQHLLAAHCDPKGKMWSNLRLFRRQDGFAFIERRSLRDAQLTELKKYAVFSKVTIAPDDEHVLLGVAGFQARAALKNLFSELPDAEKQLVSEGATSILWFEHPAERFLLVTDAATAERVTEALRGEAQFNNSQQWLALNIEAGLPVIDAANSAQFIPQATNLQALGGISFKKGCYTGQEMVARAKFRGANKRALWTLAGHASRVPEAGEDLELKMGDNWRRTGTVLAAVQLDDGRLLVQAVMNNDMEADSVFRVRDDANTLSIEPLPYSLEE, encoded by the coding sequence ATGGCTTTTATTCCATTCTCTCCTCGCCAGCCCGCCGCCTCTGCGCGTTTGCCGCTGACGCTTATTTCTCTTGATGACTGGGCGCTGGCGACACTCACCGGTGCCGACAGCGAAAAGTATCTGCAGGGCCAGGTGACCGCTGACGTCAGCCTGATGAACGAACACCAGCATCTGCTGGCCGCGCACTGTGATCCAAAAGGCAAAATGTGGAGCAACCTGCGTCTGTTCCGTCGTCAGGACGGGTTTGCCTTTATTGAGCGCCGCAGCCTGCGCGATGCCCAACTGACCGAACTGAAAAAATACGCAGTCTTTTCCAAAGTCACTATTGCACCGGACGATGAGCATGTCCTGCTCGGTGTGGCAGGCTTCCAGGCACGCGCGGCGCTGAAAAATCTGTTCAGCGAGCTGCCGGATGCGGAAAAACAGCTGGTCAGCGAGGGCGCAACATCCATCCTGTGGTTTGAACACCCGGCGGAGCGTTTCCTGCTGGTGACGGATGCCGCCACTGCCGAACGCGTCACCGAGGCGCTTCGCGGTGAAGCACAGTTCAACAACAGCCAGCAGTGGTTGGCGCTGAACATTGAAGCAGGATTGCCGGTGATTGACGCGGCGAACAGCGCGCAGTTTATTCCGCAAGCAACCAACCTGCAGGCGCTGGGAGGCATCAGCTTTAAGAAAGGCTGCTATACCGGTCAGGAGATGGTGGCGCGTGCGAAATTCCGCGGAGCAAACAAGCGTGCATTATGGACGCTGGCGGGCCACGCCAGTCGCGTCCCGGAAGCGGGCGAAGATTTAGAGCTGAAGATGGGTGACAACTGGCGTCGTACCGGCACCGTTTTAGCCGCCGTGCAGTTGGATGATGGCCGTCTTCTGGTTCAGGCCGTGATGAATAACGATATGGAAGCCGACAGCGTGTTCCGCGTGCGTGACGATGCCAATACCCTGAGCATCGAGCCACTGCCATATTCACTGGAAGAGTGA
- the hlyIII gene encoding hemolysin III family protein, with protein sequence MVSKPLIAQGYSLAEEIANSISHGIGLVFGIVGLVLLLVQAVDTNASAMAITSYSLYGGSMILLFLASTLYHAIPHQRAKIWLKKFDHCAIYLLIAGTYTPFLLVGLNSPLSRGLMIVIWSLALLGILFKLTIAHRFKVLSLVTYLTMGWLSLIVVYQLAIKLAVGGVTLLAVGGVVYSLGVIFYVCKRIPYNHAIWHGFVLGGSVCHFLAIYLYVGQV encoded by the coding sequence ATGGTGAGCAAGCCATTAATCGCACAGGGATATTCGCTGGCTGAGGAAATAGCCAACAGCATTAGCCACGGCATTGGCCTGGTTTTTGGGATTGTCGGTTTAGTGTTACTACTGGTACAGGCTGTGGATACCAACGCCAGCGCGATGGCGATCACCAGTTACAGCCTGTATGGCGGGAGTATGATCCTGCTGTTTCTGGCGTCGACGCTGTACCACGCTATTCCGCATCAACGGGCTAAGATCTGGCTCAAGAAATTCGACCACTGCGCTATCTATCTTCTTATTGCAGGCACTTACACGCCTTTCCTGCTGGTGGGGTTAAACTCGCCGCTGTCGCGTGGCCTGATGATTGTAATCTGGAGTCTGGCCCTGCTGGGGATCCTGTTTAAGTTAACTATTGCACACCGGTTTAAGGTGCTGTCGCTGGTGACCTATCTGACGATGGGGTGGTTGTCGCTGATTGTGGTTTATCAGCTGGCGATTAAGCTGGCGGTAGGGGGCGTGACGCTTCTGGCGGTGGGGGGGGTGGTTTATTCGCTGGGCGTAATTTTCTACGTCTGCAAGCGTATTCCGTACAACCACGCCATCTGGCACGGCTTTGTGCTGGGCGGCAGCGTGTGCCACTTCCTGGCGATTTATTTGTACGTAGGGCAGGTGTAG
- the yqfB gene encoding UPF0267 protein YqfB, translated as MQSNDITFFQRFQDDILAGRKTITIRDASESHFKKGDVLRVGRYEDDGYFCTIEVRAVSTVTLDTLTEKHAQQENMPLETLRSVIVEIYPDQTQFYVIDFKCV; from the coding sequence ATGCAGTCAAACGACATCACTTTTTTTCAGCGTTTTCAGGATGACATTCTGGCCGGGCGTAAAACTATTACCATTCGGGACGCAAGCGAATCACATTTCAAAAAAGGTGATGTTTTGCGCGTCGGGCGTTATGAGGATGACGGTTATTTTTGCACCATTGAAGTGAGGGCAGTCTCCACCGTCACGCTGGATACACTCACGGAAAAACACGCTCAGCAGGAGAACATGCCCCTTGAGACACTCAGGAGTGTGATAGTTGAAATCTATCCAGATCAGACTCAGTTTTATGTGATTGATTTTAAATGCGTTTAA
- a CDS encoding transcriptional regulator: MFSHSAVASLNNLEMMVYNYVIKNRDKVTYMTIRELADAAGVSTTTILRFCRKLNCEGYSEFRVRFKLYLEQNEPQQANFGASEIISFFKSVNNEEFDALLDDAVDIILSSERIIFVGAGTSGSLAKYGARFFSNIGKFSNHIDDPYFPVTNDMAKNALAIVLSVSGETEEILRFASQFSLHHCKVLSITSHEHSRLAKLADFNLSWHVPQMRIAGVYDITTQIPVIYILESLGRKLAKKLTE, translated from the coding sequence ATGTTCTCCCATTCCGCCGTTGCCAGTCTCAATAACCTGGAGATGATGGTCTACAACTATGTCATTAAAAATCGTGACAAAGTGACGTACATGACCATCCGCGAGCTGGCGGATGCGGCTGGCGTCTCAACCACCACGATCTTACGCTTTTGCCGCAAGCTCAACTGTGAAGGTTACTCTGAATTCCGCGTACGCTTTAAACTCTATTTAGAGCAGAACGAACCCCAGCAGGCGAATTTCGGTGCCAGTGAAATTATCAGCTTCTTTAAAAGTGTTAACAATGAAGAGTTCGATGCGTTACTGGATGACGCGGTAGATATTATTTTATCATCTGAACGAATTATATTTGTCGGCGCAGGTACGTCTGGTTCACTGGCAAAATATGGCGCACGCTTCTTTTCAAATATTGGTAAATTCAGCAATCATATCGATGACCCGTATTTCCCGGTCACTAATGATATGGCTAAAAATGCGCTGGCGATTGTACTGTCTGTCTCCGGTGAAACGGAAGAGATCCTGCGTTTCGCCAGCCAGTTCAGCCTGCACCACTGTAAGGTGCTCTCCATTACCAGCCACGAACACTCCCGTCTGGCAAAACTGGCGGACTTTAACCTCTCCTGGCATGTTCCACAAATGCGTATTGCGGGTGTTTACGATATTACCACCCAGATCCCCGTCATCTATATTCTGGAGTCGCTGGGGCGTAAGCTGGCGAAGAAATTAACGGAATAA
- a CDS encoding 6-phospho-beta-glucosidase, translating to MKKLTLPKDFLWGGAVAAHQVEGGWNKGGKGPSICDVLTGGAHGVPREITQEVVPGKYYPNHEAIDFHGHYKEDIKLFAEMGFKCFRTSIAWTRIFPKGDETQPNEEGLKFYDDMFDELLKYNIEPVITLSHFEMPLHLVQEYGGWTNRKVVDFFVHFSEVVFERYKSKVKYWMTFNEINNQRNWRAPLFGYCCSGVVYTGHDNPEETMYQVLHHQFVASALAVKAARRINPDMKVGCMLAMVALYPFSCKPEDVMFAQESMRERYVFTDVQLRGYYPTYVLNEWERRGFSIKMEAGDEQILREGTCDYLGFSYYMTNAVKAEGGTGDAISGFEGSVPNPHVKASDWGWQIDPVGLRYSLCELYERYQKPLFIVENGFGAYDKVEADGSINDDYRIDYLRAHVEEMMKAVTYDGVDLMGYTPWGCIDCVSFTTGQYSKRYGFIYVNKHDDGTGDMSRSRKKSFEWYKGVIASNGETL from the coding sequence ATGAAAAAACTCACCTTACCAAAAGACTTTTTATGGGGTGGCGCGGTTGCCGCTCACCAGGTTGAAGGCGGCTGGAACAAAGGCGGCAAAGGGCCGAGCATTTGTGACGTGTTGACCGGTGGAGCCCACGGCGTACCACGCGAAATCACGCAGGAAGTGGTGCCGGGTAAATACTATCCGAACCATGAAGCCATCGACTTCCACGGCCATTACAAAGAAGACATTAAGCTGTTTGCTGAGATGGGCTTCAAATGTTTTCGCACCTCTATCGCCTGGACCCGCATCTTCCCGAAAGGCGATGAAACCCAGCCAAATGAAGAAGGGCTGAAGTTCTACGACGACATGTTCGATGAACTGCTGAAGTACAACATCGAGCCAGTGATCACCCTCTCCCACTTCGAAATGCCGCTGCACCTGGTGCAGGAATACGGCGGCTGGACCAACCGCAAAGTGGTTGATTTCTTTGTACACTTCTCAGAGGTGGTCTTCGAGCGCTACAAGAGCAAGGTCAAATACTGGATGACCTTCAACGAAATCAACAACCAGCGTAACTGGCGTGCGCCACTGTTTGGCTACTGCTGCTCCGGCGTGGTTTATACCGGGCATGACAACCCGGAAGAGACCATGTATCAGGTGCTACACCACCAGTTCGTGGCCAGCGCACTGGCGGTGAAAGCGGCACGCCGTATTAACCCGGACATGAAAGTCGGCTGCATGCTGGCGATGGTTGCGCTATACCCATTCTCCTGCAAACCAGAAGACGTAATGTTCGCTCAGGAATCCATGCGCGAGCGCTATGTGTTTACCGACGTTCAGCTGCGGGGTTACTACCCAACGTATGTGCTGAACGAGTGGGAACGCCGTGGTTTCTCCATCAAAATGGAGGCCGGTGACGAGCAAATTCTGCGCGAAGGCACCTGCGATTATTTAGGCTTCAGCTACTACATGACCAACGCGGTAAAAGCGGAAGGCGGTACCGGCGATGCCATTTCTGGCTTTGAAGGCAGCGTACCAAACCCACACGTGAAAGCATCCGACTGGGGCTGGCAGATTGACCCGGTGGGTCTGCGTTATTCTCTGTGTGAGCTATACGAACGTTATCAGAAGCCGCTGTTCATCGTGGAAAACGGTTTTGGCGCTTACGATAAAGTGGAAGCCGACGGCAGTATCAATGATGACTACCGCATCGACTACCTGCGCGCCCACGTGGAAGAGATGATGAAAGCAGTCACCTATGACGGCGTGGATCTGATGGGTTACACACCGTGGGGCTGTATCGACTGCGTCTCTTTCACTACCGGCCAGTACAGCAAGCGCTACGGTTTTATCTACGTGAACAAACACGACGACGGCACCGGTGACATGTCCCGTTCCCGTAAGAAGAGCTTCGAGTGGTATAAAGGTGTGATTGCCAGCAACGGCGAGACGCTGTGA
- a CDS encoding NAD(P)-dependent oxidoreductase: MAIALVTGASRGIGKATALQLAREGYTVAVNYHHNIKAATDVINQIVDAGGKAFAVRADISDEAQVLAMFDSIDREGEPLTALVNNAGILFEQSTIESLSAERINRVLSTNVTGYFLCCREAVKRMSFKHGGKGGAIVNVSSAAARLGSPGEYVDYAASKGAVDTLTTGLSLEVAAQGIRVNGVRPGFIYTDMHASGGEPGRVDRVKSILPMQRGGQPEEVAQAIAWLLSEKASYVTGSFLELAGGK; the protein is encoded by the coding sequence ATGGCAATTGCTCTTGTGACGGGTGCCAGCCGCGGTATTGGTAAAGCTACCGCACTGCAACTGGCCCGGGAAGGTTACACTGTGGCGGTGAACTATCACCACAACATTAAGGCGGCAACGGACGTGATTAATCAGATCGTTGACGCAGGTGGTAAAGCGTTTGCCGTGCGCGCGGATATCAGCGATGAAGCGCAGGTACTGGCGATGTTCGACAGCATTGACCGCGAAGGTGAGCCACTCACCGCGCTGGTGAATAACGCCGGGATTTTGTTCGAACAATCCACCATTGAAAGCCTGTCAGCCGAGCGGATCAATCGTGTGTTGTCCACCAACGTGACGGGGTATTTCCTCTGCTGTCGTGAAGCGGTTAAACGGATGTCGTTTAAACACGGGGGTAAGGGTGGGGCGATTGTGAATGTTTCATCTGCAGCGGCACGCCTTGGCTCACCTGGTGAATACGTTGATTACGCGGCATCGAAAGGGGCTGTGGATACGTTGACCACCGGACTTTCTCTGGAAGTCGCGGCACAGGGTATTCGGGTAAATGGCGTGCGTCCTGGCTTTATCTATACCGATATGCATGCGTCTGGTGGTGAACCGGGTCGTGTCGATAGGGTTAAATCAATATTGCCGATGCAGCGCGGTGGCCAGCCGGAAGAGGTGGCCCAGGCGATTGCCTGGCTACTGAGTGAGAAAGCTTCATATGTGACGGGGAGTTTTCTTGAGTTAGCGGGCGGGAAGTAA
- the gcvP gene encoding glycine dehydrogenase (decarboxylating) yields the protein MTQTLSQLENRGAFIERHIGPDAQQQQEMLNTVGADSLNALIGQIVPKDIQLATPPQVGDATTEFAALAELKAIASLNKRYKSYIGMGYTNVQLPPVILRNMLENPGWYTAYTPYQPEVSQGRLEALLNFQQVTLDLTSMDIASASLLDEATAAAEAMAMAKRVSKLKNANRFFVAADVHPQTLDVVRTRAETFGFEVIVDDADKVLDHQDVFGVLLQQVGTTGEVHDYSALITELKSRKVVVSVAADFMALVLLTAPGKQGADIVFGSAQRFGVPMGYGGPHAAFFAAKDEFKRSMPGRIIGVSKDAAGNTALRMAMQTREQHIRREKANSNICTSQVLLANIASLYAVFHGPVGLKRIASRIHRLTDILACGLQQKGLKLRHAHYFDTLCVEVADKAAVLARADAAEINLRSDIHNAVGITLDESTTREDILHLFNVLLGDSHGLGIDTLDKEVALDSRSIQVSMLRDDAILTHPVFNRYHSETEMMRYMHSLERKDLALNQAMIPLGSCTMKLNAAAEMIPITWPEFSELHPFCPAEQAEGYHLMINQLSDWLVKLTGYDALCMQPNSGAQGEYAGLLAIRHYHESRNEGHRDICLIPSSAHGTNPASAQMAGMEVVVVACDKNGNIDLADLRAKAEQAGDKLSCIMVTYPSTHGVYEETIREVCEVVHQFGGQVYLDGANMNAQVGITSPGFIGADVSHLNLHKTFCIPHGGGGPGMGPIGVKAHLAPFVPGHSVVQIEGMLTRQGAVSAAPFGSASILPISWMYIRMMGAEGLKQASQVAILNANYIATRLKSAFPVLYTGRDGRVAHECILDIRPLKEQTGISELDIAKRLIDYGFHAPTMSFPVAGTLMVEPTESESKAELDRFIDAMLAIRMEIDRVQDGEWTLEDNPLVNAPHTQNELVAEWTHGYSRELAVFPAGVANKYWPTVKRLDDVYGDRNLFCSCVPMSEYQ from the coding sequence ATGACACAGACTTTAAGCCAGCTTGAAAACCGTGGCGCTTTCATTGAACGTCACATTGGGCCGGATGCTCAGCAACAGCAGGAGATGCTGAATACAGTTGGCGCGGATTCACTCAATGCACTGATTGGCCAGATCGTGCCAAAAGACATCCAGCTTGCAACGCCACCTCAGGTTGGTGACGCGACCACTGAATTCGCCGCACTCGCGGAGCTGAAGGCGATTGCCAGCCTCAACAAGCGCTATAAGTCTTACATTGGCATGGGTTACACCAACGTGCAGTTACCGCCGGTGATCCTGCGCAATATGCTGGAAAACCCAGGCTGGTACACCGCGTATACCCCATATCAGCCGGAAGTATCTCAGGGCCGTCTGGAAGCGCTGCTGAACTTCCAGCAGGTGACGCTGGATCTGACCAGCATGGACATTGCTTCCGCCTCCCTGTTAGATGAAGCGACTGCTGCTGCCGAAGCGATGGCAATGGCGAAGCGTGTGAGCAAGCTGAAAAATGCTAACCGTTTCTTCGTGGCGGCAGATGTACACCCGCAGACGCTGGATGTGGTTCGCACCCGTGCAGAAACCTTCGGTTTTGAGGTGATTGTTGATGATGCCGATAAAGTGCTGGATCACCAGGATGTCTTTGGTGTGCTGCTGCAGCAGGTGGGCACTACCGGTGAAGTACACGACTACAGCGCACTGATTACCGAACTTAAATCCCGCAAAGTGGTTGTGAGCGTAGCCGCTGATTTTATGGCGCTGGTACTGTTGACCGCACCAGGTAAACAGGGTGCGGATATCGTCTTCGGCTCTGCACAACGCTTCGGCGTGCCAATGGGTTACGGCGGCCCACACGCTGCGTTTTTCGCTGCAAAAGATGAATTCAAACGCTCTATGCCAGGCCGTATTATCGGTGTCTCAAAAGATGCCGCCGGTAACACCGCGCTGCGCATGGCGATGCAGACTCGTGAGCAGCATATCCGCCGCGAGAAAGCGAACTCCAACATCTGTACCTCACAGGTGCTGCTGGCGAACATCGCCAGCCTGTATGCCGTATTCCACGGCCCGGTCGGCCTGAAACGCATTGCCAGCCGCATTCACCGCCTGACCGATATTCTGGCCTGCGGTCTGCAACAGAAAGGTCTTAAGCTGCGTCACGCGCACTACTTCGATACCCTGTGTGTGGAAGTGGCTGATAAAGCGGCTGTTCTGGCTCGCGCCGATGCGGCAGAAATCAACCTGCGTAGCGATATCCACAATGCAGTGGGCATTACGCTGGATGAAAGCACCACCCGTGAAGACATCCTGCACCTGTTTAACGTGTTACTGGGCGATTCACATGGCCTGGGCATTGATACGCTCGACAAAGAAGTCGCGCTCGACAGCCGCTCCATTCAGGTAAGCATGCTGCGTGACGACGCGATTCTGACGCACCCGGTCTTCAACCGCTATCACAGCGAAACCGAGATGATGCGTTATATGCACTCTCTGGAACGTAAAGATTTGGCGCTGAACCAGGCGATGATCCCGCTGGGCTCCTGCACCATGAAGCTGAACGCCGCGGCAGAGATGATCCCAATCACCTGGCCTGAGTTTTCTGAACTGCACCCGTTCTGCCCGGCTGAGCAGGCGGAAGGTTATCACCTGATGATTAACCAGCTCTCCGACTGGCTGGTGAAACTGACCGGCTATGACGCGCTCTGCATGCAGCCAAACTCCGGCGCGCAGGGTGAATACGCGGGCCTGCTGGCGATCCGCCATTATCACGAAAGCCGCAATGAAGGGCATCGTGATATCTGCCTGATCCCAAGCTCCGCGCACGGCACCAACCCGGCCTCTGCACAGATGGCGGGGATGGAAGTGGTGGTGGTTGCCTGCGATAAGAACGGAAACATCGATCTGGCCGATCTGCGTGCCAAAGCCGAACAGGCGGGCGATAAGCTCTCCTGCATCATGGTGACCTACCCGTCCACCCACGGTGTGTACGAAGAGACGATCCGTGAAGTGTGTGAAGTGGTGCATCAGTTTGGCGGCCAGGTGTATCTTGATGGCGCAAACATGAATGCTCAGGTGGGGATCACCTCTCCGGGCTTTATTGGCGCGGACGTTTCGCACCTGAACCTGCACAAAACCTTCTGCATTCCGCACGGCGGTGGCGGCCCGGGTATGGGGCCAATCGGCGTGAAAGCACACCTGGCACCGTTTGTTCCGGGTCACAGCGTGGTGCAGATTGAAGGGATGCTGACCCGTCAGGGTGCGGTTTCTGCGGCACCGTTTGGTAGTGCTTCTATCCTGCCAATCAGCTGGATGTATATCCGCATGATGGGTGCGGAAGGGCTGAAGCAGGCAAGCCAGGTGGCGATCCTGAACGCCAACTACATTGCTACCCGCCTGAAGTCTGCCTTCCCGGTGCTCTATACTGGCCGCGATGGTCGCGTGGCGCACGAGTGCATCCTCGATATTCGTCCGCTGAAAGAGCAAACTGGTATCAGTGAACTGGATATTGCCAAGCGCCTGATCGACTACGGTTTCCACGCGCCAACCATGTCATTCCCGGTCGCGGGTACGTTGATGGTGGAGCCAACGGAATCTGAGAGTAAAGCCGAGCTGGACCGCTTTATCGACGCGATGCTGGCCATTCGTATGGAGATCGATCGCGTGCAGGACGGCGAGTGGACGCTGGAAGATAACCCACTGGTCAATGCGCCACACACGCAGAACGAGCTGGTGGCAGAGTGGACTCACGGTTACTCCCGTGAACTGGCTGTCTTCCCGGCCGGTGTGGCAAACAAATACTGGCCGACGGTGAAGCGTCTTGATGACGTTTACGGTGACCGTAACTTGTTCTGCTCCTGTGTACCAATGAGCGAATACCAGTAA
- the gcvH gene encoding glycine cleavage system H protein has translation MSNVPAELKYSKEHEWLRKEADGTYTVGITEHAQELLGDMVFVDLPEVGTTVSAGDDCAVAESVKAASDIYAPISGEVVAVNDALSDSPELVNSEPYEGGWIFKIKASDESQVAALLDATAYEALLEDE, from the coding sequence ATGAGCAATGTGCCAGCAGAACTGAAATACAGCAAAGAACACGAGTGGCTGCGCAAAGAGGCGGACGGCACTTACACCGTAGGGATCACCGAGCATGCGCAAGAGCTGCTGGGCGACATGGTGTTTGTTGACCTGCCTGAAGTGGGCACAACCGTAAGCGCCGGTGATGACTGTGCTGTGGCGGAGTCCGTAAAAGCGGCCTCTGACATCTATGCCCCGATTAGCGGTGAAGTTGTTGCCGTGAATGACGCGCTGAGCGACTCCCCGGAGCTGGTGAACAGCGAGCCATATGAAGGTGGCTGGATCTTCAAGATCAAAGCCAGCGACGAATCGCAGGTTGCCGCATTACTGGATGCAACCGCGTACGAAGCCCTGTTAGAAGACGAGTAA